A window of the Astyanax mexicanus isolate ESR-SI-001 chromosome 22, AstMex3_surface, whole genome shotgun sequence genome harbors these coding sequences:
- the LOC125786881 gene encoding uncharacterized protein LOC125786881 has product MSDAVIQISISPQDEEKFRKEHYTKVQGDLNSGTEGKPMFIWYKKESLSSINRIQFSFRPEMNAGLTAAGFKKINKNLNARTKGDPIFLWYMSDTTESDVSIVDLRVTISVTDEPILFKSGWERLGCNLNRGADGHPVYLWVKWNKQTYISDIRGSESFTLDTDNFNTGFFRVDEDIILGAKSTPVFLWYQRTTDADASGMTALGVSLCADDEDHLKKKHFVKVDTNLHCAKCGNGAYLWYKPGETSKIQYFTVLVGEEARRVYKEHGCNVVEKNRSGCGFTPLYIAYYVE; this is encoded by the coding sequence ATGTCTGACGCAGTCATTCAGATCTCTATCAGTCCTCAGGATGAAGAGAAATTTAGAAAAGAGCACTACACTAAAGTTCAGGGTGACCTCAACAGTGGAACCGAAGGGAAACCTATGTTCATCTGGTACAAAAAGGAGAGCCTTTCCTCCATCAACAGAATCCAGTTCTCATTCAGACCAGAGATGAATGCTGGTCTTACTGCTGCTGGCttcaaaaagataaataaaaacctAAATGCTAGAACAAAAGGTGACCCGATATTCCTGTGGTACATGAGTGACACCACTGAGTCTGACGTCTCCATTGTGGATCTGAGGGTGACCATCAGTGTAACGGATGAGCCAATCCTGTTCAAGTCCGGATGGGAGCGTCTGGGCTGTAATCTGAACCGCGGCGCTGATGGACATCCAGTTTATCTCTGGGTGAAGTGGAACAAACAAACCTACATCTCCGACATCAGAGGTTCTGAGAGTTTCACTTTAGACACAGATAACTTCAATACAGGCTTCTTCCGAGTGGACGAAGACATCATTTTAGGAGCAAAATCTACTCCAGTGTTCCTCTGGTATCAACGTACCACAGATGCCGATGCCAGTGGCATGACTGCCCTCGGCGTTTCTCTCTGTGCAGATGATGAGGatcacctgaaaaaaaaacacttcgtaAAGGTTGATACCAATCTCCATTGTGCCAAATGTGGAAATGGTGCGTATCTGTGGTACAAGCCTGGAGAAACCTCCAAGATCCAGTACTTCACTGTGCTGGTGGGAGAAGAAGCTCGGAGAGTCTACAAAGAGCATGGCTGCAACGTTGTGGAGAAAAATCGGAGTGGTTGTGGTTTTACACCTCTGTATATTGCTTATTATGTAGAGTGA